GGAAGAAGCAATCCCAAGTGTTTTCATAGAACTGCTCTCCGAGAATATCGATACGTTAATCCTCAGGAAGGCCGGAAGAGATGAGGCAGAGCTCGTCAGAGATAAAGCCCGGGAAGTTCGGGAAGAAAGGTTGAGTTTGAAAGCGTTTGAGGAGTTCATGGAGGAAAAGGGCGACCTCAGGAACCCGGGCAGTTTGGCGGACGTCATGGCGGTTTCGCTGAGCCTGCTGTTTCTGGCCGGAGTGAGAGTCGAAATGAGAAACGGGAAGGCCTGGCTGGTCACCTCACGACGGTGAAACGTTTTGCAGCTGGAGAGTAGCCGAAGGCTTTACTGTCGATGACGACAGCGTCCTTTCCGAGCTCGTCAACGACCCTCACAGGAAGTCCGGAGAGTTCGAGAACTTCCTCGTCGCCACCGAATTCCTCGTTTACCTGGGCCTTTATGAACTCGTAGGCTTCCTTTCCAACGAGAACAACATCGGGGTTAAATCCTTCAAGCTTTAACTCGTTTGCTTTCTCCTCAATCAAGCTGAGAACTCGTATCAACTCTCCACGCATTTTCAACACCATTCCTGTTTGGAAATCGACGCTTTAAGGGTTTTGGAAATTAAAGACCAAAAGCCCCCTTGATGCCGTTTATAATCATCTGGACTGCCATCGAGGTCAGGATTAGACCCATCATTCTTGTCATAACCTTTATACCGACCCTGCCGAGACGGGCCTTTATCATGTTTGCCGAGCATAGAACGAGCCAGACCGTAATACCTATGAGAACTATTGTTATCAAGACAGCAACTCTCTCCGAAAAAGTTCCGGCCTTTGCCATGTAGAGCATGACAGTTGTTATAGCACCGGGACCGGAAATTAGGGGAATTGCCAGGGGAATTATGGCAACCTCCTCAAGGGTCACCACTTCCTCATCGAACTCCTCGGTTTCTTCTCTGCTTATTTTGACGGAAGAAAGCCTGCCAGAGAGCATGT
The window above is part of the Thermococcus sp. genome. Proteins encoded here:
- the snatA gene encoding neutral amino acid NAAT transporter SnatA; protein product: MIDIVTFLKSLILLYCGLFAITNPIGAVPVFLSVTHDLSLRERREIATKTAITVIVTLLVFALIGQWIFRFFGSSVDAFAIAGGILLFRMAMDMLSGRLSSVKISREETEEFDEEVVTLEEVAIIPLAIPLISGPGAITTVMLYMAKAGTFSERVAVLITIVLIGITVWLVLCSANMIKARLGRVGIKVMTRMMGLILTSMAVQMIINGIKGAFGL
- a CDS encoding family 4A encapsulin nanocompartment shell protein, whose translation is MRGELIRVLSLIEEKANELKLEGFNPDVVLVGKEAYEFIKAQVNEEFGGDEEVLELSGLPVRVVDELGKDAVVIDSKAFGYSPAAKRFTVVR